The Treponema medium genome has a window encoding:
- a CDS encoding flagellar motor switch protein FliG, which yields MSDLESEIQRRGLIKVSREGDQKESPYRRVAKFLYLIGEAQAAKVLQKLTREQIEKVVAEMLTIRYVDKDEAAYILSEFTALYNEAKNSVGGVETAQGILTAAFGGEKAQEIIERAIPPAAERPFDFLDGIDGEKLKRLLADEMPATQALVLSQLEPKIAAAYITGLNDAEKKDIVLRLARLKTISPEILQTVSTSMREKFTRIRTGSATEAIDGRAVLAAILRRSDSETEQFILQNIAEANPELEQNIRERLFTFEDVLIADDRFLQKKLSGMESSVIAALISYKPEVFVKKILDNISKNRQQFILDDQASNPVSVRECREVTNRFLQELRKSWEDGELLLFGKDGDDVWIT from the coding sequence ATGAGTGATCTGGAAAGTGAGATACAGCGGCGCGGATTAATAAAGGTATCGCGTGAGGGTGATCAAAAAGAAAGCCCTTACCGCCGCGTTGCAAAGTTTTTATATTTAATCGGAGAGGCGCAAGCGGCAAAGGTTCTGCAAAAGCTCACCCGCGAGCAAATCGAAAAAGTAGTAGCGGAAATGCTGACCATCCGCTATGTCGACAAGGACGAAGCCGCCTATATTTTAAGCGAATTTACGGCGCTTTATAACGAAGCGAAGAATTCCGTCGGCGGCGTAGAAACCGCTCAAGGAATTCTGACGGCGGCTTTCGGCGGGGAAAAAGCGCAGGAGATTATCGAGCGGGCAATACCGCCGGCTGCCGAGCGGCCGTTCGATTTTTTGGACGGTATCGACGGAGAAAAACTCAAGCGGCTCTTAGCGGACGAAATGCCTGCAACACAGGCGCTCGTGCTTTCTCAACTGGAACCGAAAATAGCGGCCGCCTATATTACCGGTTTAAACGATGCGGAAAAAAAAGACATCGTGCTCCGCCTCGCGCGGCTTAAAACCATTAGTCCTGAAATTTTGCAGACGGTAAGCACTTCGATGCGCGAAAAGTTTACCCGCATACGGACAGGCTCAGCTACCGAAGCGATTGACGGACGCGCGGTACTTGCCGCTATTTTACGGCGCAGCGATTCGGAAACGGAACAGTTTATTTTACAGAACATCGCAGAAGCCAATCCCGAACTTGAACAAAATATCCGCGAACGGCTTTTTACTTTTGAAGATGTGCTCATTGCGGACGACCGCTTTTTACAGAAAAAATTATCCGGTATGGAAAGCTCGGTTATTGCCGCGTTAATTTCTTATAAACCGGAAGTCTTTGTCAAAAAAATCCTCGATAACATTTCTAAAAACAGACAGCAGTTCATCCTTGACGATCAGGCGTCGAACCCCGTTTCCGTGCGGGAATGCCGCGAAGTTACCAATCGTTTTTTACAGGAATTGCGGAAAAGCTGGGAAGACGGCGAGCTGCTCTTATTCGGAAAGGACGGAGATGACGTATGGATAACCTAA
- a CDS encoding insulinase family protein: MDNLIHGFKIISKTALDEMQAEGILAQHCETGLEVYHIHNDDSENLFAFAFMTPPENSSGVAHILEHSVLCGSKNYPLKDPFLILSKQSVKTFLNAMTFPDKTVYPASSILEKDYFNLMSVYGDAVFFPLLKRETFEQEGHRLERDEKGNPYFSGVVLNEMRGAYADFDSGVDRELRHSLLQGTVYAHDSGGFPPDIVKLSYEDFCAFHKKYYHPVNCKVFLYGNIETEKQLAFLQERFLRFFEPAEKPPLIPAITPYPTPRVFSATAPAGEGKNPDKLTVTMNWLLPESADIDRLMDCMFLEELLLGHDGAPLQKKLLDCPFAEDVYPYNGGQADLKNICFTLGLADIDKSAEGQFEAFILSGLEEIARNGFEPQLIETALNSLDFYNREITRSGGPFSLVLMRRALRGWIHGFAPETSLRSIPAFQRLKQRLSQNPHYAQDLIRTLLLDNPHRTTVSVRPDIHFCENIDARLAQEAHQAVQSLGSVEHHSGSAEKTAVHVSGQKADADTGLNTNAAADADTGINPEADAQAQHLIPHISKEELPPVEPPIPERLEYFGKVPVIIHEQPTNGITYMDIAVPVDSLSAEDYTYLTLYTSALSSMGTKTQSWDAVAAEFAYLTGGFSAVTFSAGRHRTSEAAVFFDNELRTEDVADRDWIFIRSKMLPEYIEPAVNRIFSYLNDISFADEKRLKDVFIQLKNDLDPLPSYSGHTLTALYAASAYSGSKRAENLWMGIPQLRFLRGQYAALEQKPAAIGELARKLEEIHRKLMRSGLIVKVCGTAADVSVIKKALTSHLPQFDFPHRSTDGFRTEAFEKPAALSAFPSAVQVGFAAQLLPVTFDETEYGAAIVYAQWLETGALWEAIRVKGGAYGVSAYPDSATALFTMTTYRDPAPLKSLRSIRDCIEKSIAAPLTDSELEALITGTYSTALQPRTPAQRSAATFSRLLNGITHQARMQTIEGIISCTRERMNRLAERLAASVSGSAALPATTVGGISGGTAAVICSDAALRQTADSAGLPLLSIMPSI, encoded by the coding sequence ATGGATAACCTAATCCACGGGTTTAAAATTATTTCAAAAACAGCGCTTGACGAAATGCAGGCGGAGGGTATTCTTGCGCAGCATTGCGAAACCGGACTTGAGGTTTATCACATTCATAACGATGACAGTGAAAATTTATTTGCGTTTGCTTTTATGACCCCGCCTGAAAACAGTTCGGGCGTTGCGCATATTCTGGAACATTCGGTACTCTGCGGTTCAAAAAATTATCCGCTGAAAGATCCTTTTTTAATCCTTTCGAAGCAGAGCGTTAAAACGTTTTTGAATGCGATGACATTCCCCGATAAGACCGTGTACCCTGCGTCGAGCATCCTTGAAAAAGATTATTTTAACTTGATGTCGGTGTACGGCGATGCGGTGTTTTTTCCGCTGCTCAAACGGGAAACCTTTGAACAGGAAGGTCATCGGCTTGAACGAGATGAAAAAGGGAACCCGTATTTTTCCGGCGTGGTGTTAAATGAGATGCGCGGCGCGTATGCGGATTTCGATTCCGGCGTAGACCGTGAGCTGCGGCATTCTCTCTTGCAGGGGACGGTGTATGCGCACGATTCAGGCGGCTTTCCGCCCGATATCGTCAAGCTCAGCTATGAGGACTTTTGCGCTTTCCATAAAAAATACTATCATCCGGTAAACTGCAAGGTCTTTTTGTACGGTAACATCGAAACCGAAAAACAGCTTGCCTTTTTGCAGGAACGCTTCTTGCGGTTTTTTGAACCGGCGGAAAAGCCGCCGCTCATTCCGGCTATTACGCCCTATCCCACACCCCGCGTGTTTTCGGCAACGGCGCCCGCAGGCGAAGGAAAAAATCCCGACAAGCTCACGGTAACGATGAATTGGCTGCTGCCCGAAAGCGCCGACATCGACCGGTTGATGGACTGTATGTTTTTGGAAGAGCTGTTGCTGGGACATGACGGAGCGCCCTTGCAAAAGAAACTACTCGACTGCCCCTTCGCCGAGGATGTTTATCCGTACAACGGCGGACAGGCAGACCTGAAAAACATCTGCTTTACGCTCGGCCTTGCGGATATTGATAAAAGTGCGGAAGGGCAGTTTGAAGCCTTCATCCTTTCCGGCCTTGAAGAAATTGCCCGGAACGGTTTTGAACCTCAGCTGATTGAAACCGCGCTCAATTCTCTCGATTTTTATAACAGAGAAATTACCCGTTCCGGCGGCCCTTTTTCGCTGGTTTTGATGCGGCGGGCGCTCCGCGGCTGGATACACGGCTTTGCGCCGGAGACTTCGCTCCGTTCCATACCTGCTTTTCAGCGGCTGAAACAACGGCTTTCCCAAAACCCGCATTACGCTCAAGACCTCATCCGTACGCTGCTGCTTGATAATCCCCATCGGACAACCGTTTCCGTACGGCCGGATATTCACTTTTGCGAGAACATCGATGCAAGACTTGCTCAAGAAGCGCACCAAGCAGTGCAAAGCCTCGGCAGCGTAGAACACCATTCGGGTTCCGCTGAAAAAACAGCCGTACACGTTAGCGGGCAAAAAGCGGATGCGGATACGGGGCTTAATACCAATGCGGCAGCCGATGCGGATACGGGTATTAATCCTGAGGCGGATGCTCAAGCGCAACATCTTATTCCGCATATTTCAAAAGAGGAGCTGCCGCCGGTTGAACCGCCGATACCCGAACGTCTCGAATATTTCGGCAAAGTTCCCGTTATCATCCATGAACAGCCGACAAACGGTATCACCTATATGGACATCGCAGTTCCCGTCGATTCGCTTTCAGCGGAGGACTATACATACCTGACGCTCTATACGTCTGCGCTTTCCTCGATGGGAACAAAAACGCAGAGCTGGGATGCCGTTGCGGCGGAATTCGCTTACCTGACGGGAGGATTTTCCGCGGTTACCTTTTCCGCAGGCAGGCACCGGACATCCGAAGCCGCGGTGTTTTTTGATAATGAGCTTCGCACGGAAGATGTGGCGGATCGGGACTGGATTTTTATCCGCTCCAAAATGCTGCCCGAATATATCGAACCCGCGGTAAACCGAATTTTTTCGTATCTTAACGATATTTCTTTTGCCGACGAAAAGCGGTTGAAGGATGTTTTTATTCAGCTGAAAAACGATCTTGATCCGCTGCCGTCATATTCGGGGCATACGTTGACTGCGCTGTACGCAGCTTCTGCCTATTCCGGTTCAAAACGGGCGGAAAATCTCTGGATGGGGATTCCTCAACTGCGTTTTCTGCGCGGGCAGTATGCGGCGCTGGAGCAAAAACCGGCGGCAATCGGTGAACTCGCCCGTAAACTTGAAGAAATACACCGGAAACTGATGCGCTCCGGCCTTATCGTGAAGGTGTGCGGAACTGCCGCCGATGTAAGCGTTATCAAAAAAGCGCTCACTTCCCATTTACCGCAGTTTGATTTTCCGCACCGCAGTACCGACGGCTTTAGAACCGAAGCCTTTGAAAAACCGGCGGCGCTTTCGGCCTTTCCCAGCGCCGTGCAGGTAGGATTTGCGGCGCAGCTTCTGCCGGTTACATTCGATGAAACAGAATACGGCGCTGCTATCGTCTATGCCCAGTGGCTTGAGACGGGGGCATTGTGGGAGGCAATCCGCGTAAAAGGCGGTGCGTACGGCGTTTCGGCATATCCCGATTCCGCAACGGCGCTGTTTACGATGACTACCTACCGCGACCCTGCGCCGCTCAAATCCTTGCGCAGTATACGGGATTGTATCGAAAAAAGCATCGCGGCTCCGCTTACCGACTCAGAACTGGAGGCCTTGATTACCGGCACGTACAGCACAGCGCTCCAGCCGAGAACCCCGGCGCAGAGAAGCGCGGCGACGTTCTCGCGCCTCTTAAACGGGATAACCCATCAGGCGCGGATGCAAACAATCGAAGGTATTATTTCCTGTACACGGGAACGCATGAATCGGCTTGCCGAACGGCTCGCCGCAAGCGTATCGGGAAGCGCCGCGCTTCCGGCAACGACGGTTGGAGGTATATCCGGCGGTACCGCTGCGGTAATTTGCTCCGATGCTGCGCTCCGGCAAACGGCAGACAGCGCAGGGCTTCCGCTGCTCAGCATTATGCCCTCAATTTAA